One window from the genome of Poecilia reticulata strain Guanapo linkage group LG9, Guppy_female_1.0+MT, whole genome shotgun sequence encodes:
- the rorb gene encoding nuclear receptor ROR-beta isoform X2, protein MRAQIEVIPCKICGDKSSGIHYGVITCEGCKGFFRRSQQNNASYSCPRQRNCLIDRTNRNRCQHCRLQKCLALGMSRDAVKFGRMSKKQRDSLYAEVQKHQARLQEQRQQQTGEAEALARVYSSSLTNGLSTLNHEIGGTYANGHVIELPKGGHVNGGGVPGGYYGMDSTQPSPDQSGLDMSGMKHIKQEPVYDLTPVPNLFSYGGYQDSQFGPHNVSMGELDRIAQNIIKSHLETCQYTTEELQQLAWQTHSYEEVKMYQSKPRDVLWQQCAIQITHAIQYVVEFAKRISGFMELCQNDQILLLKSGCLEVVLVRMCRAFNPLNNTVLFEGKYGGMQMFKSLGCDDLVSAVFDFAKSLCSLQLTEEEIALFSAAVLISTDRPWLMEPRKVQKLQEKIYFALQHIMQKNHMDEDALAKLISRIPTLSALCTLHTEELQAFQQLHPETVNVLFPPLYKELFNPDPNSAMAMPK, encoded by the exons CCCAAATCGAAGTTATACCATGCAAAATCTGCGGAGACAAATCGTCGGGTATCCACTATGGAGTCATTACGTGTGAAGGCTGCAAG GGTTTCTTCAGACGGAGTCAGCAGAATAATGCCTCCTACTCCTGCCCCCGCCAGAGAAACTGCCTCATCGACAGAACCAACCGCAACCGCTGCCAACACTGCCGTCTCCAGAAATGTCTCGCCCTAGGAATGTCCAGAGATG CGGTGAAGTTTGGTCGCATGTCCAAAAAGCAACGAGACAGCCTGTACGCAGAAGTCCAGAAGCACCAGGCCCGGCTGCaggagcagcggcagcagcaaacTGGAGAAGCTGAAGCTCTGGCTCGTGTTTATTCCTCCAGCCTAACCAATGGACTGTCCACCCTCAACCATGAAATTGGGGGCACGTATGCCAACGGTCACGTCATAGAGCTGCCCAAGGGTGGCCACGTCAACGGCGGAGGAGTCCCCGGCGGCTACTACGGCATGGACTCCACCCAGCCGTCTCCAGACCAGTCAGGCTTGGACATGTCGGGCATGAAGCACATTAAGCAGGAGCCCGTTTACGACCTGACGCCCGTGCCAAACCTGTTCAGCTACGGGGGCTACCAGGACAGCCAGTTTGGACCGCATAACGTCAGCATGGGAGAGCTTG ACCGGATCGCTCAGAATATCATCAAGTCGCACCTGGAAACATGTCAGTACACAACAGAGGAGCTACAGCAGCTAGCCTGGCAGACACATTCCTATGAAGAGGTCAAGATGTACCAGAGCAAG CCACGGGACGTGCTGTGGCAGCAGTGTGCCATCCAGATCACTCATGCCATCCAGTACGTGGTCGAGTTCGCCAAGCGCATCTCAGGGTTCATGGAGCTGTGCCAGAACGACCAGATCCTCCTCCTCAAGTCAG GTTGTTTGGAGGTGGTCTTAGTGCGAATGTGTAGAGCCTTCAACCCTCTTAACAACACTGTGCTCTTTGAGGGGAAGTACGGAGGAATGCAGATGTTTAAATCTCTAG GTTGTGACGACTTGGTGAGCGCAGTGTTCGACTTTGCCAAGAGTTTGTGTTCACTGCAGCTAACGGAGGAGGAGATTGCGCTTTTCTCAGCGGCTGTCCTAATTTCCACAG ATCGGCCGTGGCTGATGGAGCCTCGAAAAGTCCAGAAGCTCCAGGAGAAGATCTACTTTGCTCTGCAGCACATTATGCAGAAGAACCACATGGACGAAGATGCACTAGCCAAG CTGATCAGCCGGATCCCCACACTGTCCGCCCTGTGTACGCTCCACACCGAGGAGCTTCAGGCATTCCAGCAACTCCACCCAGAAACAGTGAACGTCCTCTTCCCTCCTCTCTACAAGGAGCTGTTCAACCCCGACCCGAACTCTGCTATGGCCATGCCTAAGTGA
- the rorb gene encoding nuclear receptor ROR-beta isoform X1, translating into MELPLHTQIEVIPCKICGDKSSGIHYGVITCEGCKGFFRRSQQNNASYSCPRQRNCLIDRTNRNRCQHCRLQKCLALGMSRDAVKFGRMSKKQRDSLYAEVQKHQARLQEQRQQQTGEAEALARVYSSSLTNGLSTLNHEIGGTYANGHVIELPKGGHVNGGGVPGGYYGMDSTQPSPDQSGLDMSGMKHIKQEPVYDLTPVPNLFSYGGYQDSQFGPHNVSMGELDRIAQNIIKSHLETCQYTTEELQQLAWQTHSYEEVKMYQSKPRDVLWQQCAIQITHAIQYVVEFAKRISGFMELCQNDQILLLKSGCLEVVLVRMCRAFNPLNNTVLFEGKYGGMQMFKSLGCDDLVSAVFDFAKSLCSLQLTEEEIALFSAAVLISTDRPWLMEPRKVQKLQEKIYFALQHIMQKNHMDEDALAKLISRIPTLSALCTLHTEELQAFQQLHPETVNVLFPPLYKELFNPDPNSAMAMPK; encoded by the exons ATGGAGCTGCCTCTTCACA CCCAAATCGAAGTTATACCATGCAAAATCTGCGGAGACAAATCGTCGGGTATCCACTATGGAGTCATTACGTGTGAAGGCTGCAAG GGTTTCTTCAGACGGAGTCAGCAGAATAATGCCTCCTACTCCTGCCCCCGCCAGAGAAACTGCCTCATCGACAGAACCAACCGCAACCGCTGCCAACACTGCCGTCTCCAGAAATGTCTCGCCCTAGGAATGTCCAGAGATG CGGTGAAGTTTGGTCGCATGTCCAAAAAGCAACGAGACAGCCTGTACGCAGAAGTCCAGAAGCACCAGGCCCGGCTGCaggagcagcggcagcagcaaacTGGAGAAGCTGAAGCTCTGGCTCGTGTTTATTCCTCCAGCCTAACCAATGGACTGTCCACCCTCAACCATGAAATTGGGGGCACGTATGCCAACGGTCACGTCATAGAGCTGCCCAAGGGTGGCCACGTCAACGGCGGAGGAGTCCCCGGCGGCTACTACGGCATGGACTCCACCCAGCCGTCTCCAGACCAGTCAGGCTTGGACATGTCGGGCATGAAGCACATTAAGCAGGAGCCCGTTTACGACCTGACGCCCGTGCCAAACCTGTTCAGCTACGGGGGCTACCAGGACAGCCAGTTTGGACCGCATAACGTCAGCATGGGAGAGCTTG ACCGGATCGCTCAGAATATCATCAAGTCGCACCTGGAAACATGTCAGTACACAACAGAGGAGCTACAGCAGCTAGCCTGGCAGACACATTCCTATGAAGAGGTCAAGATGTACCAGAGCAAG CCACGGGACGTGCTGTGGCAGCAGTGTGCCATCCAGATCACTCATGCCATCCAGTACGTGGTCGAGTTCGCCAAGCGCATCTCAGGGTTCATGGAGCTGTGCCAGAACGACCAGATCCTCCTCCTCAAGTCAG GTTGTTTGGAGGTGGTCTTAGTGCGAATGTGTAGAGCCTTCAACCCTCTTAACAACACTGTGCTCTTTGAGGGGAAGTACGGAGGAATGCAGATGTTTAAATCTCTAG GTTGTGACGACTTGGTGAGCGCAGTGTTCGACTTTGCCAAGAGTTTGTGTTCACTGCAGCTAACGGAGGAGGAGATTGCGCTTTTCTCAGCGGCTGTCCTAATTTCCACAG ATCGGCCGTGGCTGATGGAGCCTCGAAAAGTCCAGAAGCTCCAGGAGAAGATCTACTTTGCTCTGCAGCACATTATGCAGAAGAACCACATGGACGAAGATGCACTAGCCAAG CTGATCAGCCGGATCCCCACACTGTCCGCCCTGTGTACGCTCCACACCGAGGAGCTTCAGGCATTCCAGCAACTCCACCCAGAAACAGTGAACGTCCTCTTCCCTCCTCTCTACAAGGAGCTGTTCAACCCCGACCCGAACTCTGCTATGGCCATGCCTAAGTGA